The proteins below are encoded in one region of Acidithiobacillus ferrooxidans ATCC 23270:
- a CDS encoding CopZ family metallochaperone: protein MSDIRLKITGMTCGHCVRAVTKALEGIPGVEKADVTLEPGEAVVHGLADTATLIAVIREEGYEAEECKKSQSGS from the coding sequence ATGAGCGATATCAGATTGAAGATCACCGGCATGACCTGCGGACACTGCGTGCGGGCCGTGACCAAGGCGCTGGAAGGCATACCTGGTGTGGAAAAGGCGGACGTTACGCTGGAGCCGGGAGAAGCCGTGGTGCATGGTCTGGCGGACACCGCCACGCTGATCGCCGTGATCAGGGAGGAAGGCTATGAGGCGGAAGAGTGCAAAAAGTCACAGAGCGGATCGTAG
- a CDS encoding superinfection immunity protein yields MLHWITDSRAGFVALLMVAFIVAIGVYVLPALMAWSMDSPHRIPITLLDLLLGWTVLGWVAALIWAVMSGNGDSFDDDRPPRRQEPWM; encoded by the coding sequence ATGTTGCACTGGATCACCGACAGCCGCGCCGGTTTTGTGGCGTTACTGATGGTCGCCTTCATCGTGGCGATAGGTGTGTATGTGTTACCCGCTCTGATGGCCTGGAGCATGGATAGCCCGCACCGGATACCCATCACCCTGCTGGATCTGTTGCTCGGCTGGACTGTCCTCGGCTGGGTTGCCGCGCTGATCTGGGCGGTCATGAGTGGCAATGGCGATAGTTTTGACGACGACCGTCCACCCCGCCGCCAGGAGCCCTGGATGTGA
- a CDS encoding AAA family ATPase: protein MPDLKISPLVIFTVGTAASGKSTWARSVQSRYTGLRIAVIERDEIRVSLHEGRIEGVFSWLAWNPALEGKVQRLWEQRVRGAIGTHDVLVLADTHLDVGDLAKKAQWLRDQGVTEMSVHYFPALPLMELIRRDRGRGHPVGGEVLREHIKKLEPEDRYWEAVDGL, encoded by the coding sequence ATGCCTGATTTGAAAATATCTCCATTGGTCATTTTCACCGTGGGTACCGCGGCCTCTGGTAAAAGCACCTGGGCGCGATCGGTGCAGTCCCGTTATACGGGATTGCGTATCGCCGTCATCGAAAGAGACGAGATCCGGGTTTCCCTGCACGAGGGGAGGATCGAGGGGGTTTTTTCCTGGCTGGCGTGGAATCCTGCCCTGGAAGGCAAGGTCCAGCGGCTTTGGGAACAGCGGGTGCGGGGTGCCATCGGTACGCACGATGTCCTTGTCCTTGCCGACACCCATCTGGATGTCGGCGATCTGGCAAAAAAAGCACAATGGTTGCGGGATCAGGGAGTCACGGAGATGTCTGTGCATTACTTCCCGGCCTTGCCGCTGATGGAGCTCATCCGCCGCGATCGGGGAAGGGGCCACCCGGTGGGTGGCGAAGTGCTCAGGGAGCACATCAAAAAGCTGGAGCCGGAGGACCGCTACTGGGAGGCTGTGGATGGCCTTTAA
- a CDS encoding DUF2147 domain-containing protein, which yields MKRLLARCFILTGLLLGSIGIAFAGTERGSITGLWQTAGGNGYIRIYAKNGVLFGQSVRHMQETVQQARAEGQPQILADFVPRRPGEWAKGRIYDPNSKTYYHGTLTTLDSRKLKVYGYVGFSWLGGNTIWTKVPSKSR from the coding sequence ATGAAACGTCTTTTAGCTCGTTGCTTTATTCTCACCGGGCTACTTTTGGGGAGTATCGGTATCGCTTTTGCAGGCACAGAACGCGGGAGCATTACCGGCTTGTGGCAAACTGCGGGGGGCAACGGGTATATCCGCATTTACGCAAAAAATGGGGTGCTCTTCGGACAGAGCGTGAGGCATATGCAGGAAACTGTGCAGCAGGCCCGCGCCGAGGGTCAGCCGCAAATTCTGGCGGACTTCGTACCCAGACGTCCGGGAGAATGGGCTAAGGGCCGCATTTACGACCCGAACAGCAAAACCTACTACCATGGCACACTGACGACTCTGGATTCCCGCAAGCTCAAGGTGTACGGTTATGTCGGCTTTTCGTGGCTCGGCGGCAACACCATCTGGACCAAGGTTCCATCTAAATCGCGGTAG
- the lexA gene encoding transcriptional repressor LexA, whose product MDELTPRQSEILAWIRARMAEDSLPPTRAELMRAFDFRSPNAAESHLRVLARKGYILLQSGTARGIRLCASEEETGLPLIGRVAAGQPMLAEEFREGQLPVDPKLFSPGADYLLRVQGMSMRDAGILDGDILAVRHDASLTLQDGQMVVARVNGEVTVKRWKRDGKQVWLLPENPDFSPISVDLQRDSLTIEGVVVGLLRIGGNL is encoded by the coding sequence ATGGATGAACTTACCCCCCGGCAGTCCGAAATTCTCGCCTGGATTCGTGCCCGCATGGCGGAAGACAGCCTGCCGCCTACCCGTGCGGAGTTGATGCGGGCCTTTGACTTCCGTTCACCCAATGCTGCCGAAAGTCACCTGCGGGTATTGGCGCGCAAGGGCTATATCCTGCTGCAGAGTGGTACGGCCAGGGGCATCCGCCTCTGTGCAAGCGAAGAAGAAACCGGGTTGCCGCTGATCGGGCGAGTGGCCGCCGGGCAACCCATGCTGGCCGAAGAGTTCCGGGAGGGACAGTTGCCCGTCGACCCAAAGCTCTTTTCGCCAGGGGCCGATTACCTGTTGCGGGTGCAGGGCATGAGTATGCGTGATGCCGGCATTCTCGATGGCGATATTCTCGCCGTCCGTCATGACGCCTCGCTCACTCTCCAGGACGGTCAGATGGTCGTGGCCCGGGTCAACGGCGAGGTGACGGTCAAACGCTGGAAGCGGGATGGCAAGCAGGTCTGGCTGCTGCCGGAAAACCCGGATTTCTCTCCTATTTCTGTGGATTTGCAACGCGATAGTCTGACAATAGAAGGCGTGGTGGTCGGACTGCTGCGTATTGGAGGCAACTTATGA
- the imuA gene encoding translesion DNA synthesis-associated protein ImuA: MNPSVHKTAVNTLLNNHPRHLWRGLNDQRTPGVATHWPDLERLVGSWPRGAITEVVSALDGIGELRLVLPAVAELSQREARWILWVAPPHIPYPAALAAAGVDLARMLVLHPRKDQNTLWALELALRSGSCSAVLAWPPTLQDVQWRRLQLAAEAGNSLAFFFFRQSNAAAVPVALRLDLHPAPQGIDVNVRKRRGAMPTRGMVALSDQLALAF; encoded by the coding sequence ATGAATCCATCCGTACATAAAACCGCCGTCAACACCCTGTTGAACAATCATCCCCGGCACTTGTGGCGGGGTCTGAATGATCAGCGGACGCCGGGCGTGGCGACGCACTGGCCGGATCTGGAGCGGTTGGTAGGTAGCTGGCCACGTGGCGCCATCACTGAAGTGGTCAGTGCTCTGGACGGTATCGGAGAACTGCGCCTGGTGCTGCCCGCCGTGGCGGAACTGAGTCAGCGCGAGGCGCGCTGGATACTCTGGGTCGCGCCCCCGCATATCCCCTATCCGGCGGCGCTGGCGGCCGCGGGTGTCGATCTTGCGCGGATGCTGGTGCTGCATCCACGCAAGGATCAGAATACGCTCTGGGCGCTGGAACTGGCTCTGCGTTCCGGCAGTTGCAGCGCGGTGCTGGCCTGGCCGCCGACTCTACAAGATGTCCAGTGGCGTCGCCTGCAATTGGCGGCCGAGGCGGGCAATAGTCTGGCCTTCTTCTTTTTCCGACAAAGCAACGCCGCTGCGGTACCCGTTGCCTTGCGTCTGGATCTGCACCCTGCCCCGCAAGGAATCGACGTGAACGTCCGTAAACGTCGTGGTGCCATGCCGACGCGGGGTATGGTGGCGCTCAGCGACCAACTGGCGCTGGCGTTCTGA
- a CDS encoding Y-family DNA polymerase — protein MRWLAVQFPRLGVELRERVQAEAAALALVDMQGSAGTLLQVNATALQAGLRTGMTTARALAMLPELQLCTRDPAAEVQALSHWARLLYSLAPRVVLLEEMSPALAVDISGNTRLRQDDTLLQVVAAWAAATRLSVRTGVAPTPLGAALLAQWQGAGSRSGSCLEPTDWALLWPQIPITLLPCAVATRAALLALGVRHCAQLQALDRADLVRRLGPESLHVLDRLSGRIDDPRPALSFPVDPEVSIPLYDEIRHWEGLRFALHRALQDLQLLLRTQAQASRSWLLQLQGRERQWSSTLEVRDPTTNVETLLTLWQWRLQQQPLDFAVHTLHLQALAPQHWPGRQATWWQDGVEEARWQLVEQLRQRLGDVAVHAVAGVADHRPDYAWQKVPPGAGQGEANAARPLWLLAQALPLHAPPLLPPAQVERIEGGWWDGQDQSRDYFRWRHPGGALCWVYRDRRQGCFYVQGYFA, from the coding sequence ATGCGCTGGCTGGCGGTACAGTTTCCGCGTTTGGGCGTGGAGCTTCGGGAGCGGGTGCAGGCGGAAGCGGCCGCGCTGGCGCTGGTGGACATGCAGGGCAGTGCTGGAACCTTGTTGCAGGTCAACGCGACAGCGCTTCAGGCGGGACTGCGAACGGGCATGACGACGGCACGGGCCTTGGCCATGCTCCCGGAACTGCAACTCTGTACCCGCGACCCGGCTGCCGAAGTGCAGGCGCTCAGCCACTGGGCCAGGCTGCTTTATAGTCTGGCACCACGGGTAGTGCTGCTGGAGGAGATGTCCCCCGCCCTGGCGGTGGATATCTCCGGTAACACCCGCCTGCGGCAGGATGACACATTGTTGCAGGTCGTGGCGGCATGGGCTGCTGCGACGCGGCTGAGTGTGCGTACCGGGGTGGCTCCGACCCCTCTGGGGGCCGCTTTGCTGGCGCAGTGGCAAGGTGCCGGTTCCCGTTCCGGCTCTTGCCTGGAGCCTACCGACTGGGCGTTGCTCTGGCCGCAAATCCCCATAACCTTGTTGCCCTGTGCCGTCGCCACCCGTGCGGCCCTATTGGCCCTGGGGGTTCGTCATTGCGCCCAGCTTCAGGCCCTGGATCGTGCCGATCTGGTCAGGCGCCTTGGTCCCGAATCCTTGCATGTGCTGGATCGTCTGAGCGGCAGGATAGACGATCCGCGTCCCGCATTGTCTTTCCCGGTGGATCCGGAAGTTTCCATCCCGCTGTACGATGAAATCCGCCACTGGGAAGGTCTGCGCTTTGCCCTGCACCGTGCTTTACAGGATCTTCAGCTTCTTCTCCGGACGCAGGCGCAAGCCAGCCGCTCCTGGCTGCTGCAGTTGCAGGGTCGTGAGCGGCAATGGTCTTCCACGCTGGAAGTGCGCGATCCTACCACGAATGTGGAGACACTGTTGACGCTCTGGCAATGGCGGTTACAACAACAGCCTCTGGATTTTGCCGTGCATACCCTGCACCTGCAGGCACTGGCGCCGCAACACTGGCCTGGGCGTCAGGCAACCTGGTGGCAGGACGGGGTGGAGGAGGCGCGCTGGCAGTTGGTGGAGCAATTGCGTCAGCGTCTGGGTGACGTTGCGGTGCATGCCGTCGCCGGAGTTGCGGATCACCGCCCGGATTACGCCTGGCAGAAGGTGCCACCGGGAGCTGGACAGGGAGAGGCCAATGCCGCTCGTCCCCTCTGGTTGCTGGCGCAGGCACTGCCGCTCCATGCCCCACCGCTCCTTCCGCCGGCGCAGGTAGAACGTATCGAAGGCGGCTGGTGGGATGGCCAGGATCAGAGCCGGGATTACTTCCGCTGGCGGCATCCTGGCGGGGCTCTGTGCTGGGTGTATCGAGACCGGCGTCAGGGGTGTTTCTATGTGCAGGGCTATTTTGCCTGA